In Nicotiana tabacum cultivar K326 chromosome 17, ASM71507v2, whole genome shotgun sequence, one DNA window encodes the following:
- the LOC107777835 gene encoding uncharacterized protein LOC107777835: protein MGLFSYTVAGGGFILVGAWESLISSSAALKNSSPSSTSQSLTEKQAQDSVFSSLITFVSILILSFLFILNSLLSFFDALNSKDQIGSVLQLQVIAISLLFLLYSVLGLMTHLKKSYLLPSKILSLLCLFAFAEEFLLFYLQRKDPSGVENRYYDLLLVPITICAFCSILELKNPKLKYAKLGRGIGLILQGMWILQMGFSFFSDLIAQGCSLHEKSRGNYTVKCKGHPEYHRGRAIATLQFNCHLALLVTVIAFVYSIVCKKNGIGPEHMRYRPIGAEMQHLEMDSQGHFTLESDEDDDENGIKEERNVEMQKAIVTAPESGTNGYHTHP, encoded by the coding sequence ATGGGGCTATTCTCCTATACTGTAGCCGGTGGCGGATTCATACTAGTCGGCGCTTGGGAATCTTTAATCTCCTCCTCCGCTGCCCTGAAAAATTCATCACCGTCCTCCACTTCCCAATCGTTGACAGAGAAGCAAGCCCAAGATTCTGTTTTTTCTTCATTAATCACCTTTGTATCAATCTTAATCCTCTCATTTCTCTTCATTCTCAATTCCCTTTTATCCTTTTTTGATGCACTTAACTCTAAAGATCAAATTGGTTCAGTTCTTCAATTGCAGGTAATTGcaatttctcttcttttcttgCTCTATTCGGTTTTAGGCCTAATGACCCACTTAAAAAAATCTTATCTTTTACCTTCCAAGATCCTCAGTTTGCTTTGCCTTTTCGCTTTTGCTGAGGAATTTTTGCTTTTTTACCTTCAAAGAAAAGACCCAAGTGGAGTTGAGAATCGTTACTATGATCTCTTGCTTGTGCCTATTACTATTTGTGCATTTTGCTCAATTCTTGAATTAAAAAATCCCAAATTGAAATATGCTAAATTGGGACGTGGGATTGGGTTAATCTTGCAAGGAATGTGGATTCTGCAAATGGGGTTCTCTTTTTTCTCTGATTTGATAGCACAAGGTTGCTCTTTGCATGAAAAGAGTAGAGGTAATTATACGGTTAAGTGTAAAGGTCATCCAGAGTATCATCGCGGTCGAGCTATTGCTACCCTTCAGTTTAATTGTCACCTTGCTCTTCTTGTGACTGTTATTGCTTTTGTGTACTCAATTGTGTGTAAAAAGAATGGTATTGGCCCTGAACATATGCGGTATAGACCTATTGGAGCTGAGATGCAACACTTGGAAATGGATAGTCAAGGTCATTTTACGTTGGAGTCTGATGAAGATGACGATGAGAATGGGATAAAAGAAGAGAGGAATGTAGAAATGCAAAAGGCTATTGTGACAGCTCCTGAATCAGGAACTAATGGCTATCATACACATCCTTGA